The window ATGACGCCGGACTCGGTCATCTCACCGAACAGGTCGTTGCCCTCACGGGTGCGCTCACCGACTCCGGCGAACACCGAGACACCGGCAAACTGCTCGGCGACGCGGTTGATCATCTCCTGGATGAGCACGGTCTTGCCGACGCCGGCGCCGCCGAACAGGCCGATCTTGCCGCCCTTGACGTACGGGGTCAGCAGGTCGATCACCTTGATGCCGGTGACGAAGACCTCGGTCTTGGACTCCAGCTGGTCGAAGGACGGCGCGTGAGCGTGGATCCCCCGGCGCTCGGTGATCTGCAGCGACGACTCCGGCACGTCCAGCGGCTTGCCCAGCGCGTTCCACACGTGCCCGAGGGTCACGTCGCCGACGGGGACCGAGATCGCCGCACCGGTGTCCACGACATCGGCACCGCGGACCAGGCCGTCGGTGGGCTGCATCGAGATCGCCCGCACCATGTTGTCGCCGATGTGCTGCGCCACCTCGAGGGTGAGGGTGCGCGCGGTCGCCTCCTGCTCCCCGCTGGCGAACGACACCTCGACGGTGAGCGCGTTGAACAGCTCGGGCATGGCCTCGACGGGGAACTCCACGTCGACGACCGGGCCGGTCACCCGGGCGACGCGCCCGACACCGGTGGCGGACTGGGTCGTTGCGGTCATGGCCTTCCTCAACTTCCTGCGGTGGCGGACGCCAGAGCGTCGGCGCCGCCGACGATCTCGCTGATCTCTTGGGTGATCTCGGCCTGACGGGCCTGGTTGGCCTGCCGGGTGTAGGTCTTGATGAGCTCCTCGGCGTTGTCCGTCGCCGACTTCATCGCCCGGCGGCGAGCGGCGAGTTCGGACGCCGCGGACAACAGCAGCGCGGTGTACACGACGTTCTCGATGTACTTGGGCAGCAGGGCGTCCAGCACGGACTCGGCCGACGGCTCGAACTCGTACAGCGGGAAGATCGGCTTGCCGCCCTCCGGACCATGGCCGGCCGGCGAATCGTGGGTGTCGACGACCTGCTCGACGACCTCCAGCGGCAGGATCCGCCGCACGGTCGCCCGCTGGGTGACCATCGACTCGAACATCGTGTAGACGACGTGGATCTCGTCGACGCCGCCTTCGGCGGTGGGCAACAGGAACCGCTCGAGCAACGTGTCGGCGATGAGTTTGGCGTCGGCGTACGACGGCTGCTCGGAGAAGCCGGTCCACTCCGCGGCGACCTCACGGTCCCGGAAGCGGTAGAACGCCACCGCCTTGCGCCCCACCAGGAACGGGACGACGGTGAGCCCGCGTTCCTCGCGCAGGTGCCGGGTGAGCGCCTCGCCTTCCTTCAGGGCGTTCGCCGAGTACGCACCGGCCAGACCGCGGTCGGCGGTCACGATCAGCACGGCCGCCCGCGTGGACTGCCCGTGCGGGGCGATCAGCGGATGCCGCTCGATGCCCGCGGTGTGTGACGCGGCGGCGCTGATCGCCGCGGCCAGCCGCTGGGTGTACGGCAACGCCGCGGTGACCCGTTGCTGCGCCTTGACGATCCGGGACGAGGCGATGAGTTCCATCGCCTTGGTGATCTTCTTCGTCGCCTGTACCGAGCGGATCTTCCGCCGGAAGACGCGTTGCTGCGCACCCATACCGGCCGCTCAGCCCTGCCGCACGACGCGGGTGATCTGGGTCGGGTCGATCTGCTCGCCGGCCAGCGCCTCGACCGGCTCGTCGTTGACCAGGGTGTGGCCGGCGGTCGTGGTGAACTGCCGCTTGAAGGTCGCGACCGCCGACTCCAGCAGCGCCACGGTGTCGCTGGACAGGTCCCGGGTCGAGGCGATGGTCTCGAACACCCCGGGCTGGTGGCGGCTGACGAAGTCGAGGAACTCCGCCTCGAAGCGGCGGATGTCCTCGACCGGGACGTCGTCGAGCTGGCCGGTCGTGCCCGACCAGACCGACACGACCTCGCGCTCGACCGGGAACGGGCTGTACTGCGACTGCTTGAGCAGCTCGACCAGCCGGGCACCGCGGCCCAGCTGGGCCTTGCTGGCCGCGTCGAGGTCGGAGCCGAAGGCGGCGAACGCCTCCAGCTCACGGAACTGCGCCAGGTCCAGCCGCAACCGGCCGGCGACCGCCTTCATCGCCTTGATCTGGGCCGAGCCGCCGACGCGGGACACCGAGATACCGACGTTGATGGCCGGGCGGACACCGGAGTTGAACAGGTCCGACTCCAAGAAGCACTGGCCGTCGGTGATCGAGATGACGTTGGTCGGGATGTACGCCGACACGTCGTTGGCCTTGGTCTCGATGATCGGCAGGCCGGTCATCGAGCCACCGCCGAGCTCGTTGCTGAGCTTCGCGCAGCGCTCCAGCAGCCGCGAGTGCAGGTAGAACACGTCACCGGGGTACGCCTCGCGGCCCGGCGGGCGGCGCAGCAACAGCGACACCGCGCGGTACGCCTCGGCCTGCTTGCTGAGGTCGTCGAAGACGATGAGGACGTTCTGCCCGTTGTACATCCAGTGCTGGCCGATGGCCGAGCCGGTGTACGGCGCGAGGTACTTGAAGCCGGCCGGGTCGTTGGCCGGCGCCGCGACGATGGTCGTGTACTCCATCGCGCCGTACTGCTCCAGGGCGCCCTTGACCGCGGCGATGGTGGAGCCCTTCTGGCCGATCGCGACGTACACGCACTTGACCTGCTTGGCCGGATCGCCGCTGGCCCAGTTCTCGCGCTGGTTGATGATCGTGTCGACGGCGACCGCGGTCTTGCCGGTCTGCCGGTCGCCGATGATCAGCTGCCGCTGGCCCCGGCCGATGGCGGTCATCGCGTCGATCGCCTTGATGCCGGTCTGCAGCGGCTCCTTGACCGGCTGCCGCTGCACGACGGTGGGCGCCTGCAGCTCCAGGGCACGCCGGCCCTCAGCGGCGATCGGACCCAGCCCGTCGATGGGGTTGCCCAGCGGGTCGACGACGCGACCGAGGTAGCCGTCCCCGACGGGGACCGACAGGATCTCGCCGGTCCGCCGGACCGTCTGACCCTCCTCGATCCGTGAGCCGTCGCCCAGCAGCACGACACCGATCTCGCGGATGTCGAGGTTGAGCGCCAGACCCAGCAGCCCGCCCTCGAACTCCAGCAGTTCGTTGGTCATGGCCGAGTGCAGGCCCTCGACCCGGGCGATGCCGTCACCGGTCTCGACGACCCGGCCCACCTCGTCGCGGGCGGTCTGCGGCGAGTACGACGCGACGTTCCGCGCGATCGCATCCCGGATCTCCTCCGGTCGGATCGTCAGCTCCGTCATGGTGTCCTGCTTCCTGGTCGGTCGGTCGCCCGGCAGGGCGGCGGTCGTCTCGGTCCTGGTCGGGGCGGTCAGTCGGTCAGCGCGCGGCGGGCCTGTTCAAGGCGGGTGGCGACGGTGCCGTCGATGACGTCGTCGGCGACGTGCACGGACACGCCGCCCAGCACGGCCGGGTCAACGGTCACGTTGAGACGCACCTGCCGGCCCTTCAACACACTCAGTGCCGCCGCGAGCCGGCGGGCCTGGTCCGCGGCGAGGGGTACGGCGACCGTCACCTCGGCGACGACCCGCTGCCGCTGGGCGGCAGCGAGGTCGCACAGCTGCGCAACGGCGGTGTCCACGCGGCGGCCGCGCAGATGCCCGGCCAGGTCCTCCAGCAACAGGGCGGTCATCGGGGCGACCCGGCCGGCGACCAGGTCGCGAGCGATCCCGGCCTTCGCCGCACTGCTGAGTCCGGGGTCGGTCAAGGCCATCTGCAACTGCGGGTTCGCCGCGGCTGCCCGCCCGAACCGGAACAACTCCTCCTCGACCCGGTCGAGGCTGCCGTCGGCCTCGGCCAGGGTGAACGCCGCCTGCGCGCCGAGCTCTTCCAGGGCGCTCACCAGATCGCCCGGCTCGGACCACCGGGCGCGGACGACGTCGACGACCACGGCCAGCGACGTCGGAGCCAGCCGGCTGGCCAGCACCTCGTTCGCCAATGCCGTGCGCGCCTGCTCGCTCTGGCCGGAGTCGGCCAGAGCCGCGCGCAGCAACGTCTCCCGCGACAACAGGTCCGACACGGCCAGCAGGTCGGCCGGCACGCGGTCGAAACCGGCCTCGAGCCGGCGGGAGTCCAGTGACTCCCGCAAGGCCGCGAGGCTGTCGCGACTGGCTCCGATCATCAGCGCACGGCCCCCTCGGCGGACAACTCCGCCTGCTGCTCGAGGTCGGCGATGAACCGCTCGACCGTCGCGGCCGCGCGGGTGTCGTCGGACAGGCTCTCGCCGACGACCTTGCCCGCCAGCGTGACCGCGAGGTCCCCGACCTCGCGGCGCAGCCCGTTGAGGATCGAAGCGCGCTCGGCCTGCAGCTGCGCCTCCGCGCGGGCCGTCACCGCCGCCGCTGCCTCGGCCGCTTCGGCGCGGGCCGACTCGATGATGGCCGTCTTGTCCGCCTGCGCCTGCGCCCGGATCGCGGCGGCCTCGTTGCGAGCCTCGGCCAGCTGCGCCCGGTAGTCCTCGGCCAGCCGGTTGGCCTCCGCCTGCGCTTCCTCGGCGCGCCGGATGCCGCCCTCGATCGCCTCGGTCCGCTCGGCGAGCGTCTGCTTGATCTTGGGCAGCGCGAACTTCGCCAGCAGGCCGAAGACGACGAAGAAGGAGATCAGCCCGATCACGAGTTCGTGCACGGGCACAGCAAGAACGTTCGGCACGTCGGAGTGGGCGCTGGCCGCCAGGAGGTTCTGCATCGTTCCTCAGCTCGTCGAGGTCGCCGCGAAGAAGCGGTTCGTCACTTGCCGAACACGAACGGGGCGACGAAGCCGATGAGCGCGAGCGCCTCGGCCAGCGCGAAGCCCAGGATCATGTTCTGCCGGATCACGCCGTACGCCTCGGGCTGGCGGGCGATGGCCTGCACACCCTGGCCGAAGATGATGCCGATACCGATGCCGGGACCGATGGCGGCCAGACCGTAGCCGACCGACCCGATGGAGCCGGTGACCTCGGCGATGAGCTCCGTCATGTCCTGTCCTTTTCTTCTTCGGCCGGCGGCCCTTCCGCCGGTCTGGGGGAAACCTGGTGAGCAGTGCCCGTCAGTGCTCGGCGTGCAGCGCCGAGGAGATGTAGACGGCGGTGAGCAGGGTGAACACGTAGGCCTGCAACGCCTGGATCAGCATCTCGAAGCCGGTCAGCGCGATCGTGACGACGAAGGAGGCGGCTGACCCGAGGATGCCGATGATGCTGGCCGACAGCAGATACCACGCGGACACCGTGAAGATCGTGATCAGCAGGTGACCGGCGAACATGTTGGCGAACAACCGGACCGCGTGCGTGAACGGCCGGACGATGAGGTTGGAGAGGAACTCGATCGGGATCAGCAGGACGTACAGCCCCTTCGGCACGTCCGGCGGCATCGTCATCGACTTGAAGAACCCGCCGACGCCCTGCGAATAGATGCCCAGTGGCACCCACAGCAGATAGACCAACGCGGCGAACGCGACCGGGATCGCGAACATCGACGTGACCGGGATCTGCAGGAACGGCACGATCCCGACGAAGTTCAGGCCCCAGATCAAGAAGAAGAGCGTGAACAGCAGCGGGACGAACTTGTCGCCCTCCTTGCCGATGATGTCGCGGGCGATGCCGTCACGGATGAACAGGTACCCGACCTCGCCGACGTTCTGTGCGCCACGCGGAACCAGCCGGGGCCGGCGGAACGCGTAGAGGAAGAAGCCGGCGATCACGACGACGACCCCGAACAGCACGATCAGCGGCTTGTTGATCACGACGTGCTGGCCGAAGAGCGTGAACTCCCACACCGCGCCGAACGTGAAGATCTCCGTGCCCGGCGCCGGGAAGCTGCACCCGTCGAGGTGGCAGTCCAGTCCGGCGGCCAGCAGGACGTCAGCAGCCACCGCGAACTCCTTGCGGGCAGGGCGATGGCAGGACGCACAGTGCTGTGCTCATGGCCGCGACAACCTCCAGGCAGCAGACCGTCATCGGTCCTGCTGCCGCGTCTCAGGCTCGGGCCGTGGGGCTCCGAGTCGGGCGTACACGAGGTAGATCGCGAGGGCCGCTCCGAGAAGCGCGCCCCCGGCGACGAAGACGTCGCGGAATCCCAGCCAGCCGCCGAGCAGCCAGCCGCCGCCGGCGTACAGCAGGATTCCGGTGATGATCAGTCCGACCACGGACCAGGGGTCGACTGCCTTGCGGCGGGCCTCGTCCGGATCGATCACTGTCTTCGTGGCGCCGAGACCGTACCACCCGCCGCCCCAGCCGAATTGCGGTGGGCGGCTCATCGCGACGCCCCCGGCTGATGACCGTCGACCGGATCGACGTACAGCGGCTTCGCGCGGGTGTGCTGGACGACCTCGGCCGTGGTCCAGGCGAGGGTGCAGGCGACGACGGTCAGCGCGAAAGCCTTGGTGTCGAAGGCCGTCGTGTCCTGGAAGAGCAGCAGCAGCACGAACAGCACGGCGATCTTGACCGTGTACAGCGCGACCGCGACGGTCAGGCTGAGCTCCGGCCGAGTCGCGAGCACCCGCTGCAGGGCCAGTTGGCCGGCGGAGAAGAAGACGAGGACGACGGCCGTACCGATGACCGCCCCGAGCGCACCCTTGCCGGACGCGGCAATCGCGGAGACGATGATGGCGACCAGCCCGACGATGACGGTCGGCACGGCTGCGCCCCGCAAGGTCGCGGCGTCGGTGCTGCGCATGCAGGGGGCCTGCCTTCGGGTCGCGGTCGGCGAAGCTGAGAACGCCGGCCGTGCTCGGGTGCGTGCAGGCTAACAGAACTCTCAGGTCGGGCTGACTGCCGCCCTCCGTCTCCCGGGCCACCTCGCCGCGACGACGTCCCGGCCGCCCGTCCCCACCGGGCGCGCTGGTCGCCTGCGGCGGATGCCGCTGGCCGCAGACGATGTGAGGTCAGGCGGCCTGCCGTGCCGACCAGCGCAACCAGGGCCGGCGCAGCACGGCGATCAGCAGCGTCCCGATCCCGACGCCGCCGACGGCCAACGCGAGCCAGACCGGGACGAAGGCCATCGCGACCACGGTCCCGGCGATCAGCGCGGTCCAGGCGTAGAGCAGCAGGACGGCGCGGCGCTGCGAGTGGCCCATCTCCAGGAGCCGGTGGTGCAGATGGAGTTTGTCCGGCGAGAACGGCGAGCGCCGGGCGCGGGTACGCCGGACGACGGCCAGCAGCAGATCCAGCAGCGGTACGGCGATCACCGCCACCGGGACCAGCACCGGCAACAACGCCGGC of the Actinomycetota bacterium genome contains:
- a CDS encoding F0F1 ATP synthase subunit delta; translated protein: MIGASRDSLAALRESLDSRRLEAGFDRVPADLLAVSDLLSRETLLRAALADSGQSEQARTALANEVLASRLAPTSLAVVVDVVRARWSEPGDLVSALEELGAQAAFTLAEADGSLDRVEEELFRFGRAAAANPQLQMALTDPGLSSAAKAGIARDLVAGRVAPMTALLLEDLAGHLRGRRVDTAVAQLCDLAAAQRQRVVAEVTVAVPLAADQARRLAAALSVLKGRQVRLNVTVDPAVLGGVSVHVADDVIDGTVATRLEQARRALTD
- a CDS encoding F0F1 ATP synthase subunit B; translation: MQNLLAASAHSDVPNVLAVPVHELVIGLISFFVVFGLLAKFALPKIKQTLAERTEAIEGGIRRAEEAQAEANRLAEDYRAQLAEARNEAAAIRAQAQADKTAIIESARAEAAEAAAAVTARAEAQLQAERASILNGLRREVGDLAVTLAGKVVGESLSDDTRAAATVERFIADLEQQAELSAEGAVR
- the atpB gene encoding ATP synthase F0 subunit A, which encodes MAADVLLAAGLDCHLDGCSFPAPGTEIFTFGAVWEFTLFGQHVVINKPLIVLFGVVVVIAGFFLYAFRRPRLVPRGAQNVGEVGYLFIRDGIARDIIGKEGDKFVPLLFTLFFLIWGLNFVGIVPFLQIPVTSMFAIPVAFAALVYLLWVPLGIYSQGVGGFFKSMTMPPDVPKGLYVLLIPIEFLSNLIVRPFTHAVRLFANMFAGHLLITIFTVSAWYLLSASIIGILGSAASFVVTIALTGFEMLIQALQAYVFTLLTAVYISSALHAEH
- a CDS encoding F0F1 ATP synthase subunit gamma, yielding MGAQQRVFRRKIRSVQATKKITKAMELIASSRIVKAQQRVTAALPYTQRLAAAISAAASHTAGIERHPLIAPHGQSTRAAVLIVTADRGLAGAYSANALKEGEALTRHLREERGLTVVPFLVGRKAVAFYRFRDREVAAEWTGFSEQPSYADAKLIADTLLERFLLPTAEGGVDEIHVVYTMFESMVTQRATVRRILPLEVVEQVVDTHDSPAGHGPEGGKPIFPLYEFEPSAESVLDALLPKYIENVVYTALLLSAASELAARRRAMKSATDNAEELIKTYTRQANQARQAEITQEISEIVGGADALASATAGS
- a CDS encoding F0F1 ATP synthase subunit alpha, which encodes MTELTIRPEEIRDAIARNVASYSPQTARDEVGRVVETGDGIARVEGLHSAMTNELLEFEGGLLGLALNLDIREIGVVLLGDGSRIEEGQTVRRTGEILSVPVGDGYLGRVVDPLGNPIDGLGPIAAEGRRALELQAPTVVQRQPVKEPLQTGIKAIDAMTAIGRGQRQLIIGDRQTGKTAVAVDTIINQRENWASGDPAKQVKCVYVAIGQKGSTIAAVKGALEQYGAMEYTTIVAAPANDPAGFKYLAPYTGSAIGQHWMYNGQNVLIVFDDLSKQAEAYRAVSLLLRRPPGREAYPGDVFYLHSRLLERCAKLSNELGGGSMTGLPIIETKANDVSAYIPTNVISITDGQCFLESDLFNSGVRPAINVGISVSRVGGSAQIKAMKAVAGRLRLDLAQFRELEAFAAFGSDLDAASKAQLGRGARLVELLKQSQYSPFPVEREVVSVWSGTTGQLDDVPVEDIRRFEAEFLDFVSRHQPGVFETIASTRDLSSDTVALLESAVATFKRQFTTTAGHTLVNDEPVEALAGEQIDPTQITRVVRQG
- the atpE gene encoding ATP synthase F0 subunit C; this encodes MTELIAEVTGSIGSVGYGLAAIGPGIGIGIIFGQGVQAIARQPEAYGVIRQNMILGFALAEALALIGFVAPFVFGK